Proteins from a genomic interval of Sporolactobacillus sp. Y61:
- a CDS encoding aspartate aminotransferase family protein, giving the protein MSNINKNTEKSKKLYQELSQYLVDGVASSFHKPVDQNYPICFQSGKGSHLYDVDGNEYIDYLGGMGPLILGYSPDEITMAVQKQMESGTQFASPTHDLLTLSKKLVEMIPCAEKIIFQNTGTEANMLAFRLARGFTGKSKIVKFEGQYHGWSDEERISTDATVIEELGPRNHPWKRMESFGQLNSAADHIIVAPWNDIDALKSIFNNYGGDIAAVIMEPVMLDSGPVLPKKGYLKEVRKLTEDYQILLIFDEVITGFRLAPGGAQAYFHVTPDLAVFAKAIAGGFPISLVAGKKEIMDCGVHASGTYNGNSISVSAALATLNVLDKKDTYTHFRNLGQLLVDGINFLGKKYDIPLFCTNLEAVCILEFGTNHPIEDFRDCFTKLDNNRYDRFVRESLEQGIRFTPKRGRIYLCTRHSEQDIQATLMVIENIFSTIHHDEMRS; this is encoded by the coding sequence GTGAGTAACATAAATAAAAATACTGAAAAATCAAAGAAGTTATATCAAGAGCTTAGTCAATACTTGGTAGACGGAGTAGCAAGCTCGTTTCACAAACCCGTAGATCAAAATTATCCCATTTGTTTTCAATCCGGAAAAGGGTCGCATCTCTACGATGTTGATGGAAATGAATATATTGATTACTTGGGTGGAATGGGGCCACTCATTCTAGGCTATAGCCCGGATGAAATCACCATGGCCGTCCAAAAACAAATGGAGAGTGGCACGCAATTTGCCTCACCAACTCACGACCTACTGACCCTGTCGAAAAAACTCGTTGAAATGATTCCCTGTGCTGAAAAAATTATTTTTCAAAATACAGGAACTGAAGCAAATATGTTGGCGTTCCGTTTGGCCAGGGGATTTACCGGAAAATCAAAAATTGTAAAGTTTGAGGGTCAATATCACGGCTGGTCCGATGAAGAAAGGATCAGCACAGATGCAACGGTCATCGAAGAGCTTGGTCCAAGAAATCACCCTTGGAAAAGGATGGAATCATTTGGCCAATTAAATTCTGCTGCCGATCATATCATCGTTGCTCCCTGGAATGATATTGATGCTCTTAAGTCTATTTTTAATAACTATGGTGGCGATATTGCCGCAGTAATTATGGAACCCGTCATGCTTGACTCAGGACCTGTTCTCCCGAAAAAAGGCTATTTGAAAGAGGTAAGGAAGCTGACTGAAGACTATCAGATTCTGCTTATTTTCGATGAAGTCATCACTGGATTCAGACTGGCTCCAGGAGGTGCACAGGCTTATTTTCATGTTACACCTGACCTTGCCGTGTTCGCCAAAGCAATTGCCGGCGGATTTCCTATATCCCTTGTCGCAGGAAAAAAAGAAATCATGGATTGCGGCGTACACGCTTCCGGTACATATAACGGTAATTCTATCTCTGTCTCAGCTGCACTGGCGACACTAAATGTTCTCGATAAAAAAGATACGTACACTCATTTCCGTAATCTTGGTCAGTTGCTTGTTGATGGGATCAACTTCTTGGGAAAGAAATACGATATCCCCTTGTTTTGCACAAACCTGGAGGCAGTATGTATTCTGGAATTTGGGACCAATCATCCAATCGAAGATTTCAGGGATTGTTTCACTAAATTAGATAACAACCGCTACGATCGTTTTGTCAGGGAATCTCTGGAACAAGGTATCAGATTCACACCGAAGCGAGGAAGAATTTATCTGTGCACAAGACATTCTGAACAGGACATTCAAGCAACACTTATGGTTATAGAAAATATATTTTCAACAATTCATCATGATGAAATGAGAAGCTAA
- a CDS encoding amino acid ABC transporter ATP-binding protein, producing the protein MIEVSNVHKSFGKNEILKGINFSVKQGEKIVIIGPSGSGKSTLLRCLNCLELPTSGTIKIEGQTFKDSNGKYNEKRIARLRTEIGMVFQSFNLFPMMTAVENVMAAQVKIRRKSKEAARKTAELYLKKVGLGERMNHYPSQLSGGQKQRVAIARALAMEPKMMLFDEATSALDPELVGEVLQVIRELADEGMTMVLVTHEMHFAEEVGDRIIFMDKGVIVEEEHPKNLFYHPKHERTKSFIERVMHPENLEEVK; encoded by the coding sequence ATGATTGAAGTTTCCAATGTTCATAAAAGTTTTGGGAAAAATGAAATTTTGAAAGGTATCAATTTTTCAGTTAAACAAGGTGAAAAAATAGTCATTATCGGTCCTTCCGGTTCTGGAAAATCAACGCTGCTCCGTTGTCTCAACTGTCTTGAATTGCCAACATCAGGTACGATTAAAATTGAAGGGCAGACCTTCAAAGACAGCAATGGAAAATATAATGAGAAGCGAATCGCCAGACTCCGTACAGAGATTGGAATGGTTTTTCAGAGCTTCAATTTATTTCCGATGATGACGGCTGTAGAAAATGTGATGGCAGCCCAAGTAAAAATTCGCAGAAAATCAAAAGAAGCAGCCAGAAAAACTGCGGAATTATATTTAAAGAAAGTCGGTCTCGGAGAACGAATGAATCATTATCCAAGCCAGTTATCAGGCGGACAGAAACAACGTGTAGCCATTGCCCGGGCACTTGCCATGGAACCCAAAATGATGCTGTTTGATGAAGCCACATCCGCTCTTGATCCGGAGCTTGTCGGCGAGGTACTACAAGTCATTCGCGAGCTGGCAGATGAAGGCATGACTATGGTACTTGTGACTCATGAAATGCACTTTGCTGAGGAAGTTGGAGATCGCATTATTTTCATGGACAAGGGGGTTATCGTCGAGGAAGAACATCCAAAAAATCTCTTTTATCATCCGAAACATGAACGGACAAAAAGTTTCATTGAACGGGTTATGCATCCGGAAAATCTGGAGGAAGTCAAATAA
- a CDS encoding amino acid ABC transporter permease, with translation MDILNNLDFRTAFNELTPELLQGGWIAVQSTIGGFLLAVLLGILIAAGRLSKSKILKSILVVILELIRGTPLLVQLVYMFYVVPLLISILFQFWIPGYQYHIDPTLAGILGLGINYGCYLSEVVRAAILSISKGQTEAALALGYTHRQALWSIVIPQAVRNSIPVFGNYLVMMIKDTSLLAFITVNELLLRTQAYASQTFLTIESYTILAIAYLIISLPLSQVVRLTEKRLSKHA, from the coding sequence ATGGATATATTAAATAATCTGGATTTCAGAACGGCATTTAATGAACTTACACCGGAACTGCTTCAGGGTGGCTGGATTGCTGTACAATCTACAATCGGTGGATTTCTCCTTGCTGTCCTTCTTGGTATTTTGATTGCAGCAGGACGCTTGTCGAAATCAAAGATTCTTAAGAGTATTTTGGTTGTTATTCTGGAGCTTATTCGAGGAACACCACTTCTGGTACAACTCGTTTACATGTTTTATGTTGTCCCATTACTCATATCCATTTTGTTTCAATTCTGGATCCCGGGTTATCAATACCATATTGATCCTACTCTTGCAGGTATTTTGGGCCTTGGCATTAATTATGGATGTTATCTGTCTGAAGTTGTGCGGGCAGCCATTCTCTCGATAAGCAAAGGTCAAACTGAAGCTGCACTGGCACTGGGCTATACACATCGACAGGCTCTATGGTCCATTGTCATACCGCAGGCAGTCAGAAACAGTATTCCTGTTTTTGGAAATTACCTGGTCATGATGATCAAGGATACCTCACTGCTAGCATTTATTACAGTCAATGAATTGCTGCTTCGCACTCAGGCGTATGCTTCACAAACCTTTCTAACAATAGAATCCTACACCATTTTGGCCATCGCGTATCTCATTATCAGTCTTCCACTCTCACAAGTGGTGCGTCTGACAGAAAAGAGGTTGTCAAAACATGCCTAA
- a CDS encoding ABC transporter substrate-binding protein: MKKILLPFLALILVTGILAGCNSSSSSGSSSGSSKGNSTDTLAAAKEKGVLVVGSSNDAPFAYIDQKTHKFSGIDAEIITEIAKRLGIPKVEMKQTKFENLLLELNNKNIDLVTDAMYINPKRQKIAKFTNIWYKEGEAIIVPTNSPIKSLSDLKTRTVGAQKGTGFYELADKLYKDGNIKKLSVFGSQADLLMAANTGKVDAVITDGAVAAYSLKTDPSLKLKLLSPYTPQAAGKIGAAARKSDTKLVNAINQQLDILKENGFIEKVLKKYGMPEDYFVPVEDEK, translated from the coding sequence GTGAAAAAAATACTTCTACCTTTTCTCGCACTGATTTTAGTCACTGGCATTCTGGCAGGATGTAACTCAAGCAGCAGTTCCGGGAGCTCATCAGGCAGTTCCAAAGGCAATTCGACGGATACGCTGGCTGCTGCTAAAGAAAAAGGTGTACTGGTTGTCGGTTCTTCGAATGATGCCCCATTTGCCTATATCGACCAGAAAACACATAAATTCAGCGGTATTGATGCTGAAATTATTACCGAAATAGCCAAAAGACTGGGCATTCCAAAGGTAGAAATGAAACAGACGAAGTTTGAAAATCTGCTTCTGGAATTGAATAATAAAAATATTGATCTTGTTACTGATGCTATGTATATCAATCCTAAAAGACAGAAAATAGCTAAATTTACGAACATATGGTATAAGGAGGGCGAAGCTATTATTGTTCCAACAAATTCACCGATCAAATCTCTGAGTGATTTGAAGACCAGAACTGTAGGTGCTCAAAAAGGTACGGGATTCTATGAATTGGCTGACAAGCTGTATAAAGATGGAAACATCAAAAAATTGAGTGTGTTTGGTTCTCAAGCTGATCTTCTGATGGCAGCCAATACAGGAAAAGTTGATGCTGTTATTACCGACGGAGCCGTTGCAGCATATAGCTTAAAGACAGATCCTTCACTGAAACTTAAGCTTCTTTCTCCGTACACGCCTCAGGCTGCTGGAAAAATTGGTGCTGCTGCGAGAAAAAGCGATACAAAACTAGTCAATGCAATCAATCAGCAGCTTGATATTCTGAAGGAGAACGGATTCATCGAAAAGGTGCTAAAGAAGTATGGCATGCCTGAAGATTATTTTGTTCCTGTTGAAGACGAAAAATAA
- the gabT gene encoding 4-aminobutyrate--2-oxoglutarate transaminase: MGIRTIQDISTEEWQTKRERYVAGAVGNGNRHIAAKAKGSIITDIDGREFIDFAGAIGVQNVGHCHPKVVAAVKKQLDDYIHPGFNVIMYPSYIELCEKLCEITPGTFAKKALLLNSGAEAVENAVKIARRYTGRQAVVSFDRAFHGRTNLTMSMTSKVKPYKLGFGPFTSETYHAPFPYYYRKPAGLSDAEYDDKIIEKFKNFFVSVVAPESTACIIMEPVQGEGGFIIPSKRFVTFVRNFCTEHDIVFIADEIQAGFARTGKLFAIEHFDVAPDLMTVSKSLAAGFPLSGVVGKAEIIDACDIKGSLGGTYCGSPVSCTAALEVIKIIDEEHLTDVAEKIGAAFEKRAREWASIYSFIGDVRRLGAMAAIEFVKDKKTKEPDSDRTGKIVKYANEHGLLLLNAGMYGNCIRFLSPLTITAEQLQKGMDIIEEGITQVK; encoded by the coding sequence ATGGGAATTAGAACAATTCAAGATATCTCGACTGAGGAATGGCAAACGAAGAGAGAGCGCTATGTCGCTGGGGCAGTTGGAAACGGAAACCGTCACATTGCAGCAAAAGCAAAAGGATCCATCATTACAGATATTGACGGCAGAGAATTTATCGATTTTGCAGGAGCTATCGGTGTTCAAAACGTAGGGCACTGTCATCCAAAAGTTGTAGCAGCGGTTAAGAAGCAGTTGGATGATTACATCCATCCAGGTTTTAACGTCATTATGTATCCATCCTATATCGAATTGTGCGAGAAATTGTGCGAAATCACTCCGGGAACCTTTGCAAAAAAAGCGTTGTTACTCAACTCCGGAGCTGAAGCTGTTGAAAATGCGGTCAAAATAGCCCGCCGTTATACCGGCCGTCAAGCCGTCGTATCATTTGACCGAGCCTTCCATGGACGGACCAATCTTACGATGAGCATGACCAGTAAGGTCAAGCCTTATAAATTAGGCTTCGGCCCCTTCACGTCAGAAACCTATCATGCGCCCTTTCCTTACTATTACCGTAAACCGGCAGGATTAAGTGATGCTGAATACGATGATAAAATCATTGAAAAGTTCAAAAATTTCTTTGTCAGCGTCGTCGCCCCGGAATCAACAGCCTGCATCATTATGGAGCCCGTTCAGGGAGAAGGCGGTTTTATTATTCCTTCAAAGAGATTCGTAACATTTGTCCGTAATTTCTGTACCGAACATGACATCGTATTTATTGCTGATGAGATTCAGGCCGGATTTGCCCGTACAGGTAAACTGTTTGCGATCGAACATTTCGATGTGGCACCGGACTTAATGACCGTTTCCAAGTCACTTGCAGCTGGTTTCCCGCTTAGTGGCGTAGTCGGAAAAGCGGAAATAATAGATGCCTGCGACATTAAGGGATCACTGGGTGGTACTTATTGCGGCAGTCCGGTATCCTGTACAGCCGCCCTGGAGGTCATCAAGATTATTGATGAAGAGCATTTGACAGATGTGGCTGAAAAAATCGGAGCAGCTTTTGAAAAAAGAGCAAGAGAATGGGCCAGTATCTATTCCTTTATCGGAGACGTACGCCGTCTTGGTGCAATGGCCGCTATTGAATTCGTTAAAGATAAGAAAACAAAAGAACCCGATAGTGACCGAACGGGGAAAATTGTTAAATACGCAAATGAACATGGCTTGCTCCTGCTAAATGCCGGTATGTACGGAAACTGCATCCGATTCCTGTCACCACTGACGATCACGGCAGAACAACTGCAAAAGGGTATGGATATTATTGAGGAAGGAATCACTCAGGTAAAATAA
- a CDS encoding PLP-dependent aminotransferase family protein — MLKVTVNSRNTHNYIYRQIYKQLKKEILMHHFLPDEKLPSKREMAGRLNVSINSVNGAYQQLLAEGYIYSIERSGFYVEKLDTIPLSDNTLNPLDPDLTEKGIPDEDWISFSHMSADKSLFPYDSWLNCTHKALNSSKAGLVDNSSLISQGVYSVRRSICRLLSITRGVKCYPEQIIIGGGTQSLIQVLCHIFPINTKYAMEEPGYNRIYQLLKLMHLDVSTIQLDNKGIDISKIKNKDLNVLYITPSHQFPTGIIMPVSRRIQLLNWASQDEDRYIIEDDYDSEFKYETNVIPSLQGLDTYEKVIYFGTFSKSLLPGFRISYMILPQKLLKKYRKTQNFLLQTSSVLTQMTLRQFIDSGEYQKHIKKMKQVYSERRIKLIKTLNKKFGDNIKIHGENAGLHFLTTFDTRKTIDEVMKRAQEEKIELYSIRRCRLNPKIPVKKQFIIGFADLSAERIEEGVERLYRAMME; from the coding sequence TTGCTTAAAGTAACAGTTAATTCAAGAAATACACACAACTATATCTATCGACAGATTTATAAACAATTGAAGAAAGAGATTCTGATGCATCATTTTCTTCCGGATGAAAAATTACCATCAAAACGTGAGATGGCCGGGCGCTTGAATGTCAGCATAAACTCTGTAAATGGAGCTTATCAGCAACTGCTTGCAGAAGGATATATTTATTCTATTGAAAGAAGCGGATTTTATGTTGAGAAGCTGGACACCATCCCGTTGTCTGACAATACGTTGAACCCACTGGATCCAGATCTTACGGAAAAGGGTATACCGGATGAAGACTGGATTTCTTTCTCACATATGTCTGCGGATAAATCTCTTTTTCCGTATGACAGTTGGTTAAATTGTACACACAAAGCACTTAATTCCAGTAAAGCAGGACTGGTTGATAATTCCTCTCTTATATCGCAGGGGGTTTATTCAGTACGTCGTTCCATTTGCAGGCTGCTGTCGATTACTCGTGGGGTTAAATGTTACCCAGAACAAATTATTATCGGGGGTGGTACACAGTCTTTAATCCAGGTGCTTTGCCACATATTTCCGATAAATACGAAATATGCGATGGAAGAACCCGGATATAACAGGATCTATCAATTGTTGAAATTGATGCATCTTGACGTTTCAACTATCCAGCTTGATAACAAGGGCATTGATATCAGCAAAATCAAAAATAAAGATTTAAATGTTTTGTATATCACGCCCTCTCACCAGTTCCCGACGGGCATTATCATGCCGGTATCACGACGGATTCAGCTATTAAACTGGGCATCACAGGATGAAGATAGATATATTATTGAAGATGATTATGACAGTGAATTTAAGTATGAAACCAATGTCATTCCATCGCTCCAGGGTCTGGACACTTATGAAAAAGTTATTTATTTTGGTACGTTTTCAAAATCATTACTTCCCGGATTTAGGATCAGCTATATGATCCTGCCCCAAAAGCTGTTAAAAAAATACAGAAAGACACAAAACTTTTTACTGCAGACAAGCAGTGTTCTGACTCAAATGACTTTGAGACAATTTATTGATTCGGGAGAATATCAGAAACATATAAAGAAAATGAAACAAGTTTACTCAGAACGGAGGATCAAACTGATCAAGACATTAAACAAAAAATTTGGTGATAACATAAAAATACATGGAGAAAATGCCGGTCTCCATTTTCTGACTACCTTTGATACCAGAAAAACCATAGATGAAGTTATGAAAAGGGCACAGGAGGAGAAAATTGAATTATACAGCATTCGCCGGTGCCGTCTGAATCCGAAAATACCTGTTAAAAAACAGTTTATCATAGGATTTGCCGATCTGTCGGCAGAGAGAATCGAGGAAGGTGTTGAGCGTCTCTATCGGGCGATGATGGAATAG
- a CDS encoding helix-turn-helix domain-containing protein, with amino-acid sequence MAKEISAVLDRVINSSAEDRENLYSSQPVHDYMKLCKIIRELDTLKRQYFNRLSDVEKDEVFNKQLADENIPRFLPVRDVAMMLDISPQMVRRYCADGHIKAHQRFKNHGNWLIEASQFAGHPNWNRYVTQRKVDNEKNIKMAEVMLDGLEEK; translated from the coding sequence ATGGCGAAAGAAATCAGTGCAGTACTTGATCGTGTTATAAATTCTTCTGCAGAAGACAGGGAGAATCTTTATTCTTCTCAGCCCGTACATGATTATATGAAACTTTGTAAGATCATTAGAGAGCTGGATACCCTAAAAAGACAGTATTTCAATAGGCTTTCTGATGTTGAAAAAGATGAAGTATTTAATAAACAGCTGGCTGATGAAAACATTCCCAGATTCCTTCCTGTCAGAGATGTTGCTATGATGCTGGATATTTCTCCTCAAATGGTCAGAAGATATTGCGCTGATGGTCATATTAAAGCTCACCAAAGATTCAAAAATCATGGTAATTGGCTGATCGAAGCCTCACAATTTGCAGGACATCCAAACTGGAATAGATATGTTACACAGAGAAAAGTTGACAATGAAAAAAATATAAAAATGGCTGAAGTAATGCTTGACGGGCTGGAAGAGAAGTAA
- a CDS encoding DUF4411 domain-containing protein, whose translation MSEVKLYTLDTDVFRHMASRNSAQQYKRANRRFWWLILSEVKDYRANLLTPKQVRYELEVQFYNLPNRETEMIRRLLKNTVTSVDKCNREIEHTIRLMESFVKAHYSEDISTELPQYKIEYGGINDANILYSAWREDSILVTANIKDFLFYVFLFEYDEDRLYDLLRGEFVHISNTLIHKILNDEEFKHLYSNFKYLAKD comes from the coding sequence ATGAGTGAAGTGAAATTATACACCCTGGATACCGATGTATTTAGGCATATGGCAAGTAGAAATTCTGCTCAGCAATATAAAAGGGCCAACAGGCGATTTTGGTGGCTGATTTTATCAGAAGTTAAAGATTATCGGGCCAATCTCCTCACACCAAAACAAGTTAGATATGAGTTAGAAGTTCAATTCTATAATTTGCCTAATCGTGAAACAGAAATGATTAGACGTTTGTTGAAAAATACTGTTACTTCTGTAGATAAATGTAACAGAGAAATAGAACATACCATTAGATTGATGGAATCCTTTGTTAAAGCACATTATAGTGAGGATATTAGCACTGAACTCCCTCAATACAAAATTGAATATGGAGGGATTAACGATGCCAATATTCTATATTCCGCCTGGCGTGAAGATAGTATTCTCGTCACCGCAAATATTAAGGACTTTCTTTTTTATGTGTTCCTATTTGAATACGATGAAGATAGATTATATGATCTACTAAGAGGAGAATTTGTCCACATATCCAATACGTTAATACATAAAATATTAAATGATGAAGAATTTAAACACTTATATTCAAATTTTAAATACTTAGCCAAAGATTAG
- the licT gene encoding BglG family transcription antiterminator LicT produces MRIKKIYNNNVLLAENDKHVEKVVMGRGIAFKKRADEEVDTSKIEKTFILEKNEWSRTFEQLLNEIPAGYFEIADEIIRYAQSALGAQFSKYIYLTLTDHISFALRRHREHIDMRNALIWEIKKFYKDEFAAGVTALDIIKRRTGEQLPEDEAGFIALHFVNAQIEGQRMQQTMEMTGITNDILNIVKYYFHTELDENSLNYERFVTHLRFFNQRLFHREQIQSDGDDFLHEQVKKKYPDAYSCTNRIKAYFKRSFDFDISIDEQIYLTIHIHRVTDRRKRLESKT; encoded by the coding sequence ATGCGAATCAAAAAAATTTATAATAACAACGTTCTTCTCGCTGAAAATGATAAGCATGTTGAAAAAGTTGTGATGGGAAGAGGGATCGCTTTTAAGAAAAGAGCGGACGAGGAGGTAGATACATCTAAAATTGAAAAAACTTTTATTCTGGAAAAGAATGAATGGTCTCGTACCTTTGAGCAACTTCTAAATGAGATCCCCGCCGGGTATTTTGAAATTGCTGATGAGATCATTCGATATGCGCAATCCGCTCTTGGCGCGCAGTTTAGTAAGTATATCTATCTGACGTTGACTGATCATATCAGTTTTGCATTGAGACGACACAGGGAACATATTGACATGAGAAATGCTCTGATCTGGGAAATTAAGAAATTCTATAAAGATGAATTTGCAGCAGGAGTTACTGCACTGGATATTATTAAGCGTCGGACGGGAGAACAGCTACCTGAAGATGAGGCGGGATTCATTGCTCTGCACTTTGTCAATGCACAGATCGAAGGGCAGAGGATGCAGCAAACAATGGAAATGACTGGCATCACCAATGATATTTTAAACATTGTCAAATATTATTTTCATACAGAGTTAGATGAAAATAGTTTAAATTACGAGCGCTTTGTAACGCATCTTCGTTTTTTTAATCAGCGACTGTTTCATAGAGAACAGATTCAATCAGACGGTGATGATTTTCTGCATGAACAGGTTAAAAAGAAGTATCCGGATGCATATAGTTGCACGAATCGCATAAAAGCCTATTTTAAAAGGTCATTTGATTTTGATATCTCCATTGATGAACAGATCTATTTAACCATTCATATTCATCGAGTAACAGACAGGAGAAAACGATTGGAATCAAAAACATAA
- a CDS encoding beta-glucoside-specific PTS transporter subunit IIABC: MDFRKTGEEILQAVGGEKNVKSLIHCATRLRFKLKNTSKVKKDEVEQIEGVITVVESGGQFQVVIGNSVGKVFDAIMENSHLGDESTGHELSENDDKENIFGKAIDIISGIFTPFLGALAGAGILKGLLALFVAVGWMSSTSGTYQIWYAASDSVFYFLPILLAFTSAKQFKANQFVAVVMAGALIYPNLVALAGKGEGLTFFGIPVVLMNYASTVIPIILAVWILSLLEPLLNRLIHESLRNILTPMFSLMIMVPLTLIVVGPLGTYASDGLALGYSWLYELAPLVAGLIMGALWQVFVIFGVHWGFVPLMMNDLAKIGHDTLLPLLAPAVLSQAGAALGIFLKTRDMKLKSLSGSASLTALFGITEPAIYGVTLKYKRPFICAVISGGIGGAIAGAAHARAMSFTMPGLLALPTYLGSGFTGILIGVLISFILAAVLTYFVGFKDHSVDSRITDIQRGDGETLIKKEVVGSPLKGKAIPLNEVNDRAFASGALGKGIAVVPDEGVLEAPVSGIVSAVYPTGHAIGLTSDGGAEILIHIGIDTVRLNGKYFTVKVKQGDHVDLGQVLVTFDLGKIQQEGYDVTTSVIVTNSKDYLDVIGADKASVIQKEPLMTLVI; the protein is encoded by the coding sequence ATGGACTTTAGAAAAACAGGGGAAGAAATTCTTCAAGCTGTTGGTGGTGAAAAAAATGTCAAATCGCTCATCCATTGTGCAACGAGACTTCGCTTCAAACTAAAAAATACATCTAAGGTAAAGAAAGATGAGGTTGAGCAAATTGAAGGCGTGATCACCGTTGTTGAAAGCGGCGGACAGTTTCAAGTTGTTATCGGTAACTCAGTAGGAAAAGTTTTTGATGCTATTATGGAGAATTCACATTTGGGTGATGAATCTACCGGTCATGAATTGAGTGAAAACGATGACAAAGAAAATATTTTTGGAAAAGCAATAGACATTATTTCTGGGATATTTACTCCGTTCCTCGGTGCACTGGCTGGTGCTGGTATTCTGAAAGGACTGCTTGCGTTGTTTGTTGCGGTCGGCTGGATGTCTTCCACAAGCGGAACCTATCAAATCTGGTATGCAGCGAGTGACAGTGTTTTCTACTTTCTGCCAATTCTTCTTGCATTTACTTCGGCTAAACAGTTCAAAGCTAATCAATTTGTAGCCGTTGTCATGGCAGGTGCACTGATTTATCCAAATCTGGTTGCACTGGCAGGAAAAGGTGAAGGGCTGACCTTCTTCGGTATTCCGGTTGTTTTGATGAATTATGCATCAACGGTTATTCCGATTATTCTGGCCGTCTGGATCCTGTCACTATTGGAGCCCTTACTGAATCGATTGATTCATGAAAGCCTGAGAAATATTCTGACTCCGATGTTTTCGTTGATGATAATGGTGCCTCTTACTTTGATTGTTGTTGGTCCACTTGGAACATATGCCAGTGATGGATTGGCACTCGGCTATTCCTGGCTTTATGAATTAGCCCCGCTTGTAGCCGGATTAATCATGGGCGCACTGTGGCAGGTATTCGTAATCTTCGGCGTTCACTGGGGCTTTGTCCCACTTATGATGAATGATCTGGCAAAAATAGGACATGATACACTTCTTCCTTTACTGGCTCCTGCAGTTCTGTCTCAGGCAGGTGCAGCCCTGGGTATTTTCCTGAAGACAAGGGACATGAAGCTAAAATCCCTCTCTGGATCTGCCTCTCTTACTGCACTTTTTGGTATAACGGAACCGGCAATTTACGGTGTTACCCTGAAATACAAACGGCCTTTCATCTGTGCTGTGATATCCGGTGGTATTGGTGGCGCTATCGCAGGAGCGGCTCATGCACGAGCTATGTCCTTTACGATGCCCGGTCTGCTTGCACTGCCAACGTATCTGGGATCAGGCTTTACAGGCATATTAATCGGTGTTCTGATTTCCTTTATTCTTGCTGCCGTTCTGACATACTTTGTTGGTTTTAAGGATCATTCAGTTGATTCAAGGATAACGGACATACAACGTGGTGACGGCGAAACGTTGATTAAGAAAGAAGTAGTTGGCAGTCCGCTGAAGGGTAAAGCTATACCATTGAATGAAGTGAACGATCGTGCTTTTGCATCTGGTGCACTGGGAAAAGGAATTGCTGTCGTACCTGACGAAGGTGTACTTGAGGCTCCTGTTTCGGGTATTGTCAGTGCTGTTTATCCGACCGGACATGCGATTGGTCTGACGTCAGATGGAGGCGCTGAAATTCTGATTCATATCGGTATAGATACGGTTCGCTTAAATGGCAAGTATTTTACCGTAAAAGTCAAACAGGGGGATCATGTTGACTTGGGACAGGTGCTCGTGACCTTTGATCTTGGGAAAATCCAACAAGAAGGTTATGATGTCACCACTTCTGTCATAGTGACAAATAGTAAAGATTATCTGGATGTGATCGGTGCGGACAAAGCATCCGTTATCCAAAAAGAACCGTTAATGACATTGGTTATTTGA